The Candidatus Thorarchaeota archaeon DNA window GTCACGCTCTTCTCGGTCAAGGCCCATTTTGCCAGGGTTTAGTATCCCCTGCGGATCGAATAGCTCCTTGATTTTCCGGTCAAAGTTCAGTGCCTTGTCACCGATAGCCGCTCTAACGTAAGGGTTCCTAACATATCCGAGACCGTGTTCGGCTGTCAATACTCCACCTATGCTTTGGACATAGTCAATTATCTCACGTTCTGACTGCTTCATCGCCTTCCAGTGATCACGGTTCCGGGGGTCAATGAGCACAGCCGGGTGGATGATACCTATGCCCGTATGACAGAAGACTGCAGCAATAAGCCCGTGAGAGCGGATGATCTTGCCTATCTCTCTCATGGCCTCAGCTTGCTTTGACAATGGAACACAGGGGTCTGCCGCAGCGAAACCAATCTCTCGGTATCCTGGATTGGTCTCCATCACTGCAACATCGATTTCCATCCTAGGAGCCCATAGTCTTCTCACGCCGGCTTCATCACGGGCAACGGTGACTTGCTTGCCACCGTGTTCTTCAAGAATGGAGGTTATGACGTTGATCTTACGCTGCAAATCGTCTTCGCTGTAACCTTGAAGGTCTCCGACAAAATTGGCTTCACATTCAGGAAATCCGAAGTCCATCACATCATCTATTGTCTCCACCGTATAGCCATCTGTTGCTTCTAAGGTGCCTGCTTCGATTCCTGACATGGTGATAGCAAGAGAGGCATCCATCAAATCATCAAGATCATCGAAGAAAGCACCCACGCTGGCCTCAACAGATGGTCTAGGAATAACTCGAAGAGTGGCCTTCGTAATGATTCCAAGGGTACCTTCTGAGCCTGCAATCAGGGACATGAGATTGAAGCCCATATTGCTACGGGGTGGTCTTCCGCCTAGCTCCATGACAGAACCATCAGCAAGAACAACCTCCATTTCTTGAATCCACGAGCCTACTCTTCCGTATTTGTAGGCATGATGGCCGTTGGAATCCGAGGCAAGGATTCCACCGATGCTAGCAGCGTCGTGACTGCCAACATCATGCGGGAATGTCAGACCGCGCTTCCGCAGTTCATGGTCAAAGGTCTCATATCTGACGCCCGGCTCAACGATAGCAACCATGTCTTCGTTGCTGATTTCGAGGATTCGATCCATACGTGATAAATCAAGGATGATTCCTCCATCTACCGGAAGGGACGACCCTTGGAAGGAAGCGCCACCTCCACGAGGAGTTATTGGAATGTTCTCCTCCGCGGCCAGTTTAACAATGTCAATTACTTCTTCCCTAGTAGTCGGGAAGACAATTGCATCTGAGACCGCGAAATACGGCGTTAGATCTCTCGCATAAGCTACGCGATCAACCTTGTCCGTAACGAGGTTTTTGCTCGGTACTATTTCGCTTAGTTTCTTTTTGTAGTCACTCATTGGCTGTAGAATCTCCAGAGAACAGTGTTCTGTGTTGAAGAAATTTCACTGTTACATACTAGTTTTCTATCAGAATCAACACCAAGCGATTCCATGCATAAGCTAGTGAAAAGCGTCTCGGATGTGGCAGAATCCAAAATCAGGAGTTGAGTTAGTATCGAGCATATTTCGTAATGGAAACCATCACATAGTGTTAATCGAATTGTATGATTTCCACAATCTCATTAAGTTCAATTCACATTATTCATTGATATCTGAGAAGGAACTTACTCAGAAGGAGAGTCATGTACATTGAGCAAAAAATTTGGGATCGCAGGACTCCAATTGAAAAGACACAGCACGGATAGTAAACGCAATTTGGAGAAATTTCAAGAAGTATCAAGAGGGACTACAGAAGAATTTCCATGGTTAGATTTGATTTTCGCAGGAGAATACTATCTTCAAGAGCATCAGGCGGGTGAAAGCTGGAGGGAATATGCGACTGTATTCCCGAATGCCCTCACAGATGAAATCGGAGAACTTGCCAGAGAACTTGAAGTCTGGATTGTGCCAGGCACGCTGATCGAAAAAGGCAATGAGGGGGTCTACAATACAGTGTTTGTTTTCAATCCTGACGGCGAAATCTTCACCCGATACAGAAAGGCGTTTCCTTGGAGACCCTCAGAAGATTACGATTACGGTGACAGTCTTGTCGTTTTCGAAATCGAGGATTTCGGCAAGATCGGATTATCGATTTGCTATGATATCTGGTTTCCGGAGGTGTTTCGCACTTTGGCATGGATGGGTGCAGAAGTTGTGTTGCATCCCACAGCCAATCCAATGCCTGATAGAGATACCGAAATCACGCTTGCTCAGGCACAGGCGGTTTTCAATCAGTGCTACGTATTGAGCCTTAACACGGTGGAGGAAATTGGAGGGGGTTATTCAGCGTTTGTAGACCCAGAGGGGAAAAAATTGAGAGAATCAGGTCCTGAAGAGTCAGTACTAACTACCGTGGTTGATTTTGATTATGTTTCCTGGGTTCGAGAATACGGGACATTTGGAAATACGCCAGTTTGGAAGAGCCTGCGCGATTCCGAGTTCAAAGGTGCATTCCCAGTCTACGAAGATTTCGGCGATGGAGAGGTATTCAAGAATTTAGGAGAACTAAAGAGTAGAAGTTCTCTGAACGATTGATCTATTCAAGGATCGAAAGAAAAGAGAAAAGGGTGCAGCGCTCAACTGAGCAAAGCACCCGATGGTTCTTTACACTTGTGTTACTAGTCGCTCATTCTACGTTGTACAAGCTTGTACACGACAAAGACCAGAATGAGCAGAGCGAAAACACCGCCGTAGCCCAAGAGAAGGTTCTGGTCAAAGAAGCCAAAATACAATCCCACGTAGGGAATTCCTATCAGAAATGTATTGAATACCTGTAGAAGAGCAAGGATTCCCAGCATTTGCAGTATTGAAACAAAGGCAGTCCAGCCAATTACAAGCCATTGATACATGAATAAAGCGATTGGCTGCGATTGATAC harbors:
- a CDS encoding carbon-nitrogen hydrolase family protein, translated to MSKKFGIAGLQLKRHSTDSKRNLEKFQEVSRGTTEEFPWLDLIFAGEYYLQEHQAGESWREYATVFPNALTDEIGELARELEVWIVPGTLIEKGNEGVYNTVFVFNPDGEIFTRYRKAFPWRPSEDYDYGDSLVVFEIEDFGKIGLSICYDIWFPEVFRTLAWMGAEVVLHPTANPMPDRDTEITLAQAQAVFNQCYVLSLNTVEEIGGGYSAFVDPEGKKLRESGPEESVLTTVVDFDYVSWVREYGTFGNTPVWKSLRDSEFKGAFPVYEDFGDGEVFKNLGELKSRSSLND
- a CDS encoding FAD-binding oxidoreductase, whose product is MSDYKKKLSEIVPSKNLVTDKVDRVAYARDLTPYFAVSDAIVFPTTREEVIDIVKLAAEENIPITPRGGGASFQGSSLPVDGGIILDLSRMDRILEISNEDMVAIVEPGVRYETFDHELRKRGLTFPHDVGSHDAASIGGILASDSNGHHAYKYGRVGSWIQEMEVVLADGSVMELGGRPPRSNMGFNLMSLIAGSEGTLGIITKATLRVIPRPSVEASVGAFFDDLDDLMDASLAITMSGIEAGTLEATDGYTVETIDDVMDFGFPECEANFVGDLQGYSEDDLQRKINVITSILEEHGGKQVTVARDEAGVRRLWAPRMEIDVAVMETNPGYREIGFAAADPCVPLSKQAEAMREIGKIIRSHGLIAAVFCHTGIGIIHPAVLIDPRNRDHWKAMKQSEREIIDYVQSIGGVLTAEHGLGYVRNPYVRAAIGDKALNFDRKIKELFDPQGILNPGKMGLDREERDEGIEFTFPAYVEDKEIWE